A window from Luteibacter flocculans encodes these proteins:
- a CDS encoding glycoside hydrolase family 31 protein: MTMFRLIALAMFACAITAPVHAADAPVVSGQVRFTVLTPRVIRMEYSPRAQFEDAPSLVFATRTAAPETKAQVTHEKGWLVIRTDVLTLRYKEGSGAFTADNLSIASKTTKPAIDWHPGLKETTNLGGTARTLDQVDGDRHASDNSLLDLGDGLLSRDGWHVVDDTGSYVLGNETLPWVHRRTRQDCTDQTFFGYGHDYAAALSDFAQVAGREPLPPRYAFGYWWSRYWNYSDDELRDLVAHFNRYGIPLDVLVIDMDWHRTDGLSWVHPKKDVNGQSMGWTGYTWNRSLFPEPGRLLHWLGEQGLKTTLNLHPASGILPHEDAYKDFMAALKADPAKPLPFEAADANYMAAYFRTVLDPLNALGVTFWWLDWQQWKESKAMPGLSNTWWLNHVFFTHMREEGKRRALIYHRWGGLGNHRYQVGFSGDSIISWASLAFQPRFTATASNVLYGYWSHDLGGHTFRDESDPATRRIDPELYIRWMQFGAWSPIMRTHTTKNPDLTKEPWRFAPAEFDALRDTVLTRYTFLPYAYTMGRKAYDTGISLVRPMYYAWPDNDEAYKASGEYMFGDDLLVSPVTSAGDANGFATHATWLPMGDWFDTNDGSVVKGGRTIQARYRLDEVPVFARAGAIVPTNTDPTVSVSHDGGGRTLRVYPGGNGKAELYEDAGDDEGYRGNAFARTALTSEWSKHALRVHVAPRVGGYPGMPTSRQWSVDVPAVAMPTRVTVDGVTLTRSDETKPGTWRLSGKDLTLHVTLPAHGYDQAQTVEVTWPANAPDVNGLVGQMRDVRAAVAWLKAHWQDVNGVSDEVSLAAQADLLIDYHPDQFAEEVAAFRKRYAALDTSLEQGGVPADMRTTFKAKLGR, translated from the coding sequence ATGACGATGTTTCGCCTGATCGCGCTCGCGATGTTCGCGTGCGCCATCACCGCACCGGTGCATGCCGCCGATGCGCCTGTGGTCAGCGGGCAGGTCCGCTTCACGGTGCTGACGCCACGCGTGATCCGCATGGAGTATTCGCCGCGCGCGCAATTCGAAGATGCACCATCACTGGTCTTCGCCACACGCACCGCGGCGCCGGAGACGAAAGCCCAGGTCACGCATGAAAAGGGCTGGCTCGTCATTCGCACCGACGTGCTCACGCTGCGCTACAAGGAAGGCTCGGGCGCCTTCACGGCGGACAACCTCAGCATCGCGTCGAAGACGACGAAGCCTGCCATCGACTGGCATCCTGGTCTCAAGGAAACCACCAACCTAGGCGGCACCGCGCGCACGCTCGATCAGGTGGATGGCGATCGCCACGCCTCGGACAACTCGCTGCTCGACCTTGGCGATGGCCTGCTCTCGCGCGATGGTTGGCATGTCGTCGACGACACCGGCAGCTATGTTCTCGGCAACGAGACATTGCCGTGGGTACATCGCCGAACCCGTCAGGACTGCACCGATCAGACCTTCTTCGGTTACGGCCATGACTATGCGGCCGCGCTGAGCGATTTTGCTCAGGTGGCTGGCCGCGAGCCGCTGCCGCCGCGTTATGCCTTCGGGTACTGGTGGTCGCGCTATTGGAACTACAGCGACGACGAACTGCGCGATCTCGTCGCGCATTTCAACCGCTACGGCATTCCGCTCGATGTCCTGGTGATCGATATGGACTGGCACCGTACCGACGGCCTTTCATGGGTTCACCCCAAGAAAGACGTCAACGGCCAGAGCATGGGGTGGACGGGTTATACGTGGAATCGCAGCCTGTTTCCCGAGCCGGGGCGCCTGCTGCACTGGCTCGGCGAACAAGGCTTGAAGACCACGCTGAACCTGCACCCGGCCTCAGGCATCCTGCCGCATGAGGATGCGTACAAGGATTTCATGGCGGCGCTGAAGGCCGATCCGGCGAAGCCGCTGCCGTTCGAAGCCGCCGATGCCAACTATATGGCTGCGTATTTCCGCACCGTACTCGATCCGTTGAACGCGCTGGGCGTGACCTTCTGGTGGCTCGACTGGCAGCAGTGGAAGGAATCGAAGGCCATGCCCGGGCTGTCCAATACGTGGTGGCTCAACCACGTGTTCTTTACCCACATGCGGGAAGAGGGCAAGCGGCGCGCGTTGATTTACCACCGCTGGGGCGGGCTCGGTAATCACCGCTATCAGGTCGGTTTCTCGGGCGACTCGATCATTTCGTGGGCATCGCTGGCATTCCAGCCGCGTTTCACGGCCACTGCATCCAATGTGCTCTACGGCTATTGGAGCCATGACCTTGGCGGACATACGTTCCGCGACGAAAGCGATCCCGCCACGCGTCGCATCGATCCGGAGCTTTACATTCGCTGGATGCAGTTCGGTGCATGGAGCCCGATCATGCGCACCCATACCACCAAGAATCCCGACCTCACGAAGGAGCCGTGGCGCTTCGCACCCGCCGAGTTCGATGCGCTGCGCGATACGGTGCTCACGCGCTACACCTTCCTGCCCTATGCCTACACCATGGGCAGGAAGGCATACGACACCGGCATCTCGCTCGTGCGTCCCATGTACTACGCGTGGCCGGACAATGACGAGGCGTACAAGGCCAGCGGTGAATACATGTTTGGCGACGACCTGCTCGTCTCACCCGTGACGTCGGCCGGCGATGCCAACGGCTTCGCCACACACGCCACCTGGCTGCCGATGGGCGACTGGTTCGACACCAACGACGGTAGCGTCGTGAAGGGCGGTCGCACGATCCAGGCCCGCTATCGACTCGACGAAGTGCCCGTGTTCGCGCGTGCCGGAGCGATCGTTCCCACCAACACCGATCCGACGGTGAGCGTCTCGCACGATGGTGGTGGACGCACGTTACGCGTCTATCCCGGCGGCAACGGAAAGGCCGAACTGTATGAGGACGCGGGCGACGACGAAGGCTATCGCGGCAACGCGTTCGCACGCACGGCGCTCACGTCGGAGTGGTCGAAGCACGCGCTGCGCGTGCACGTCGCGCCGCGTGTCGGTGGCTACCCCGGCATGCCGACCTCACGCCAGTGGTCCGTGGACGTGCCCGCCGTCGCGATGCCGACCCGCGTGACGGTGGACGGCGTGACACTCACCCGTTCCGATGAAACGAAGCCCGGCACGTGGCGTCTCTCCGGCAAGGACCTCACGCTGCATGTCACGCTCCCCGCGCACGGCTACGACCAGGCGCAGACGGTCGAAGTGACATGGCCCGCCAACGCACCCGACGTCAACGGTCTGGTTGGGCAGATGCGTGACGTGCGCGCCGCGGTGGCCTGGCTCAAGGCGCACTGGCAAGACGTGAACGGCGTCTCCGACGAGGTCTCGCTCGCCGC